The DNA sequence TTGTTCATACACCTGAACTTTGAAACCTTTCAAAGCTAACTGTTGAGCCGCCATTAATCCTGCAGGACCTGCGCCGATAATGATAATTTGATTTCCGTTCATGGTTTGCAAAAATACGCTTTTCGTTTTCTACTAAAATGGAAGTTTAGAAAGTAGATACCTGATTCTTAAAATTTTATTTGCCACGAATGCACGAATATTTTTAAGTAAATCATTTGCTGATTTAAAGAGTCTGATTATTTGCATAAGTTTAGAACTCTAACTAAATTTCCAAAAAGCTTATTCGTGCATTCGTGGCTTTACTATTTCCAATTAGAAAAAGGCTCACTCACCAAGTTCGAATTGTAATATTTTTCTTCTCCCGTTACTTCTCTGTCAATCCAGCCTGGAATTTCAAAGGTTTCATCTTCACTTTTCAATTCGATTTCTGCCACAATTAATCCTTCATTCTTTCCTGAAAACACATCAACTTCCCAGATATGATTGTCGATAGAAATCTTATATCTGATCTTTGAAAGTTCAGCAACTGAAAATTGATCCAACAATTCTTTGGCTTCCTCGAACGGAATTTCATATTCATATTCTGCTCTTGTTGCGCCAACAGAAATTCCTTTAATCGTTAAAAACCCTTTATCTGAAGTCTGTCGCACCCGAATTGTTTTCTTCGGATCGGTTAATAAATAACCTTGACGGTAAAATTCGCCCGAAGGTTTTTCTACTTGTTCCCATTTGTCGTGATTGACCAAAAATTTTCTTTCTATTTCTACTCCCATTAATCTAAATTTAAAATTATTAAGCTTAACACAAATTACAAAAAAAATGAGTTAAAAAAGTTAGATAGTAAAGAATCTCTCGCTATTTAACATCTCCTTTATCTTTTCAGCAACCTTTGATTTTACCACATAAGTTTTGCAAAATTTATTATTTAACTGCATATTAAAATTCACGCCTGTTAACCAAACACCAGAAGATTTGGATTGAAAGTCATAAAAGCTGGGAAATAAATTTATTAAACACAAAAGATTTCTTTTTAAAGATTTAGAAAAATTAGGAAAACGGCCAAAATCATCAATAACTTTTAAATCAAATATTTTCTTCCCAAGAGTACTTCCGAAAATTGTTTCCAAAATAGTTCCACTAATAATAACTGCTGGTATAGCATAAAGAAAACTGTGTAACAGTTCAAAATGAAAAAACACATGTAAGATCAAGAAAAGAGGCAATATATCAATGATTTTTGAAAATAATCTTTCACTCCCGAATAGATTTTGTATTTCCCTAAACGGAAAATCATATTGCAATTCCTCATAAATTCTATTTCCCGATTTATCGAAAGCTTTAGTTGGCCTACGAATAGTTTTACTTTCTTTTAATTCAGATATTTTCAATTCAATACAATTTTTGTGATAATCCTTCAGAGATGGCGTCTGTGAAAAAACCTTGGTTCGATTCTACCAAATATAACAAAAATAATGTCTACCATTTAAGACGAAAACTCTATTTTTAACTTACTATGATAAATATTTCTAATCAAAATAACTCAAAAGTAGTATTGGCTATTGCATCCATAAAATCTACCTTTATGCCATCCTAAAAATCAATTAATTTTACCTGATTTTTTCATCAAAAACTACGTCAACGTTCTATGTTCAAAGATCCCAAATTAGTTTTCGCCATCATCACCGTAGCTTTAGTTTGGGGCACGACTTTCCTAGGAATTAGAGTTGCGGTAGAAACAATTCCACCTTGGTTTGTAGCTGGAATTCGTCAGTTTTTAGCCGGAATTATTTTGTTGATTATTCTTCTCTTTTCCAAAAAACTAAAATGGATTGGCTGGAAAAATTTTCGGAATCAAATCATCCTCGCTTCTTTAATGTTGGTCGTTGCGAACGGAATGACAACGGTTGCAGAAAAAAGTTTAACAAGCAGCTTAGCCTCTCTAATCAGTTCAACTTCTCCGCTTCTCGTTTTTATATTGAGTATCATATTCAGCATGCAAAAATTCAGCATTCGCGGTTTAATAGGAGTTTTGATTGGTTTTTCGGGGATTTTATTAATTTTCAAAGATGGTTTAGAAGATCTCCTCAATTTGGAATACCGACTGGGAATCATTTTCATGTTCATCGCGATTTTCGGTTGGGCTTTCGGTACCGTCTTTAGTAAAAAAATGAATCATCAACCTCAAAACATTTCCTTAAATCTCTTTTACCAATTCAGTTTTGCCGGAATTGTTCAGATTATTTTCGGATTTCTATTTTCGGACCAAATTAACTTTGGGATGTGGAGTTACAAAAGCATTTTCGCAACCGTTTACTTGGCCATCTTCGGGTCTGTTATAGCGTTTTTCGCGTTTCATTTCGCACTGAAAAAAATTACTCCGACCCAGATTTCTATCCTTTCTTACGTGAATACCATTATTGCGATTTTCCTGGGTTGGCTTATTCTCAGTGAACCTATTTCACTCACTTTTATCATGGCGACCGTTTTAATTATCTGCGGTGTTTTCATCACGAATTACAAACCAGGAATGTTTAAAAAAGCTTAATTGAATTTTTAGAAAATCTTGTTGCTCCTTATTAAGGATCTAATGATTTGATTTCTTCCAAATTATCGTATTATTTTTTTTCCAAGATTTGAAACTATTCTATGAAATCCAAATCCTAGAATTACTAAAACTTTAATATTGTAAAGACAAGTATTTCAGATAATTACCAACTTTCATTAAGTGCGTACCAAACCAAGAAAAAGCTTCGCCATCAACTAGGATGATCTCTTTATTCGGAAGTTCTCTTTGAAGTTCGTCAATATGTTTTTGTTGAAAAGGAAAAGGTTCTGAGGAGAGAAAAATCAAATCAGCCTCTTTCAATTCTTCTACTGAAACTTCGGGATATCTTGTTCTATTCTTGAATAAATTTTCAAAGTCCAGTTTCCCTAAAATTTTATTGATAAAAGTATCAGACCCAACCGTCATATAAGGATTTTTCCAAATTAAATAGGCCACTTTCTTTGGTTCAGAAACTTTAACATCATTAAAAACAGAAGTAATTTTCTGATTAAAATCTAATGCTAAATCTTCTTTATTTAAAAGGTTTCCAAGCTCAGAAATGAAATCTTGATTATCTTCTAAAGTTTCGATAACGGTGACCCAAACTTTAAAATCTTTCATTAATTCTTCAACCTGAATTTTTTCGTTTTCTTCTTTATTGGCGATGATTAAATCAGGATTCAATAATTTGATTTTATCAATATTCAAATTTTTAGTTCCACCAATAACTTCAACGCTTTTCACTAAATCTGATGGATGAATACAAAATTTGGTTCTGCCAATAACTTCATCAGCAGTTAAGCCAAAATCAAAAAGCGTTTCGGTAATGCTGGGAACCAGCGAAATGATTTTCATAAAAATTAAAGAAGTTTACCTGCCAGGAACATTCCGGCGACGGTGAAGTATATAATCAAACCAGTAACATCGACTAATGTGGCTACAAAAGGTGCTGAAGAAGTTGCTGGATCCAGCTTAAATTTCTTTAAAACAAAAGGAATCATTGAACCCGAAAGTGTTCCCCAAAGGATGATTAATAAAAGGGAAACCGCAATACTGAACGCGATATAAATCCAGTGCTCGCCGTAATCATACAAACCTGTTTCTTGCCAAATCATGATTCTGATAAAACCGATGATTCCCAAAATTCCACCCAGAAAAACTCCGGAGACAATTTCTTTCCGCATAACATACCACCAATCTTTCAGACCGATTTCCTGCAGTGCCATGGCACGAATAATCAACGTTGCCGCTTGAGAACCGGAGTTACCTCCACTGGAAATAATCAACGGAACAAATAAGGCAAGCACGACTGCTTTTTCAATTTCATGTTCGAAGAATCCCATCGCCGAGGCCGTTAACATTTCTGAAAAGAAAAGAATCACCAACCAGGTTCCTCTCTTCTTAATCATCTCTGTCCAGGAAGTTTGCGTATACGGCATATCCAACGCATCAACACCCCCGAATTTCTGAATATCTTCGGTGTTTTGTGCTTCAATCTGGTCCAAAATATCATCGATCGTTACGATACCAACCAAAACTCCGCTATCAGTTACGATAGGCAAAGCAGATCGGTCATACTTTTCGAAATAGGTTACCGCATCTTCTTTCGTAGTGGTTGTTGTAATCGCAACAAAATGATTATCAGTGATTTCTGAAATCAAAGTATCTTCTTCTGCAAGTAATAAGGAACCGATTGCGATATCGTCGACCAGGCGGTTTCTTTCATCAACCACATAAAGATGGTTCATGGTTTCTACCTTTTTTCCGACTTTTTTAATTTGTTGAAAACATCTTTTAACGGTCCATTCTTTACGAATCTGAATATAATACGGCGTCATCAAACGCGCAATAGAATCGACGTGATAACCCAAAAGTTTCAGTGCAATTCTTCTTTCTTGTGGATTAAGATGATTGATGGAATACCGAATCAGTTCATCAGGAAAGTCCTCTAAAAGCGCCGTTCTATCATCTGGACTCATTGCATTCAGAATCTCAGAAACCTCCTCACTACCAATTCCACGAATGGTTTCTTCCTGAAAATCTGGATCTAAGTGGGAGAATACATCCGCCTTGTACTGCTTAGGAACCTTTAGAAATGCCAAAAGACGCTCATCAGCTTTAAGTTGGCTGAGCGTTTCTGCAATATCTTGAGGATTAAATATGAGTTCCTGAGTTTCCAAAGAGGGTGTTTTTTAGAGAAATGCAAAAGTAACGAAAATAAAAAAGATGAGAAATTAAAAAAGTTGTAGTTTTGAGAATCAATGGGTGATTTCAACCTATTAACCCTAATTTATAAAAAAATAAAATGAACAAAATCAGTAAAAGAGACGTAAAATTTTTCCTTTTAGGAATATTCACTTTATTTTTAATCGAAAGTATTTGGAATTGGGAAGCTACACTTTCATCAATTCAAAGAGGATGAAATGATGGTTATAATTCAAAATAATAACGGTGCTAATTCTAAACTTCTTTAGAAAATGGCTTTAAAAACTCAACCATGAAAAAATTAATCTTATTCATTTCAGCATTTCTATTCCTGCAGTCTTGTACTCAAAGTAAAGAAACTACCACGTCTCAAAATACTGAAACCAAAGAAGCTTCAATTCTCGCCACTAAAGAAAATGAAGAAATTACTGCTCTTCATGAAGATGAAAAAAGCAAAGAAAACGAGACTTTAAGAGATCCCGCAAAAGAATGGTTAGAAAGTCTCTTCAAATGTAGAAACGGAAATCAATTTTGTTTTTACTTGGAAACCGAAGAAAAAGCGACGACCAAAAGATTCTATCAATTTATGATGGATTCTGAACAAATCTATGGCGCAACCAATTTGTCAGATAAAGAAATGCCACTCGCCAAAAAAAAGAACAAAGAGAAATGGTCAGAGATTTATCCTTTGAGAAAAGATATCGAGCCATGGTTATTCGGTCGTGGTCAAGATGATATGGAAAATATTAAAAATGTAAAAATTGAGAATATTTCAGATTTAAAATATCGGGTATTTGTAGATTATGGCGATCAATACGAAACATTGAGTCAAGTTACTTTAGTAAAAAATAAAAACTCCTATCTCATTGATTATTGCGAGACCGAATTTTTAAATTAAATCTTAACAAATTTAACTTTCCTTTAAAACAGTTTAAAAGACTAATTCCTTAAATTTACGTCATGAAAACCTTTGGCAGAGATTTACTCACAAAAATACAACAGGCAACACTTCACGGTGAAGCCGCCCACGAAATTTATTCCCCACCTTATCGACCACTTTATTCTTACGACGAAATTTTAACTAAAAATCCAAAATTCGCCGCGGTCAATATTCTATTATATTTAAAGGATAATGAATGGTATTTGCCACTCATCGTTCGCAGCGAAAATGAACGCGACCGACACAGCGGACAAATTTCTTTACCAGGTGGAAAAAAAGAAGATTTCGATCCTAATTTTGGAGCAACTGCCAAACGCGAAACTTCGGAAGAAGTAGGAATCGATGAACATTATATTAGAATCATCCGAGAACTTTCGCCAATTTACATCCCGCCGAGCAACTTTTACGTGAAAGCGTTCGTTTCCTACACCAAGAAAAATCCTGAATTTATTCTTCAGGAAACCGAAGCAGTTGAGTTGATTGAATTCCCAATTTCCTCTATTTTAAATTTGGCTAACGAACCTGAAATGAGAGTTTTACCAAGTTCCCGTGGCGTAAAAGTTCCGGTAATCGATTTCAACGGCTATATCATTTGGGGCGCGACTTCGATGATATTAAGCGAGTTTAGTCAGTTATTGAAAAATTTGTAAATTCGCGAACTATGTTAATTAGATAATGGCCAAGAAAAATATTTTCACGGATGCCTTTGGTAATCTGTATTTCCTGAAAAGATTGATTATTTTCATCTTAGGAATGGTTTCCTACAGACGGTTCAATGGATTTAATAAATTGAAGATTTCCGGTACCGAAAACTTAGTTGACCTCCCGGATTCCAATGTGCTTTTCGTCTCCAATCATCAAACGTATTTCGCTGATGTTGCGGCGATGTATCAGGCTTTTTGTGCGGTAAACAATGGTTATTTAAATTCAATTAAAAATCCAATTTATCTCTTAAATCCAAAAGTTGATATTTATTATGTTGCGGCTGAAGAAACCATGAACAAAGGTTTCATGACGAAGGTTTTCAAGTTGGCCGGCGCCGTTACTGTAAAAAGAACTTGGCGAGCAGAAGGTCACAACGTGAACAGAATGGTGGATTTAACGGAAGTTGAAAACATTATGAAAGCACTCGACAATGGTTGGGTGATTACCTTTCCTCAAGGAACAACTTCCGCCTTTGCACAAGGTAGAAAAGGAACGGCGAAATTGGTTAAGAATCAGAAGCCAATTGTAATTCCGATAAAAATTAATGGTTTCCGTCGCGCTTTTGATAAAAAAGGTTTGCGGGTGAAAGTAACTGGCTGTAAACCAACAATGGAATTCAAACCTGCGCTGGACATTGATTACGAGAAAGATGACGCTCGTGTTATCATGCACAAAATCATGGTTGCTATAGAACAAACCGAGGATTTTAATGTCCTTCATGAATATGATGAAGAGCTTAAAGCACAGAAAACCGAAGTTAAAAATTAATAATAGTTGCAATGAAAAAACTAATTTTTGTGGTTCTACTAATAATTTTAGCGGGATGCAACAGTAGAAGTAATCAAACCAAATATACTGATTTCGATTATAGTTTTGCGCGTAGTGGCGGCCTTTCTCCTATCTATGAAAACTTGCTTATTAAAGGAAATAAGGTTCATTATTCGTTTGAAGGACAAGGAAAGAAGGTTAAAAAAGATTTCATTATTTCTAATGATGATTTGATAAAAATAGAAAATACACTTACTGAAAATAAGTTTACAAAAATTCAGCAGGATTATAAGAAATTATACGATAACATTTCTGTTGAAATCAATGTTAAAAAAGGAAACAACGCTGGTAGTAAAACTGATGCTTCTTTAATTATGCAAAAAAATAAAAATCATTGGGAAAAGATCGTTAGTGCTTTTCAGCAAGTAATTGACAGCAATATAAAATCCGAATCTTAAAAATAATTCGACCAGACTGATGCAAAATATCTTCGCGGAATCTAAAAACAAAACCAGAGTTCTCGTTCTAAGCTCCCAACCTTCTGTAATGAAATTATTACTCGATGTACTTAATTTTCACGCAAAGGATTTTGACTTTTATTTAGCAAACGGGGTCTTTAATAATTCAAATAGCGATTTTGTTATTCTGGAAACTTCTGACCTGGAAAAAGCGGCCTCTTTTGAACCAAACATCGTTTTAATTACGTCCGAAATATCTGGCGAACAAATAGTTCCGGTTATTGAAAAAATAACTCCAGGTGGTGTTTTAGTCTATGATTCTAACATCGCTGATATTGTTGAACAATCATTAAACTTCTTTAGAAAATTAGAATATTCAGGAACGGCTTTTTCGAAATCAAATTCTAATTTCGCGCTCCAAACCAATATTGGGGAAATTCCTATTTCGTCTTCTGATGAAAATTTAATTAAAAATATCGACGGTTTAAAATTACTTTCTCAGCAATTTGGCGTGATGGAAGAGGATTTCTACGAACCTGTTATGAGTTTTGAGTAAATAGAAAAACCTTTCCATATCCTTTATCGGAAGTCTGAAAATTTCATTAAATTTACCTATCAAAAATTGTAAAAATGAGTTATCAGCAATCCGGAAAAATCCCACCAAAAAGACATACTGTTTTCAAATCACAGGATGATCAATTTTATTACGAGCAACTTTTCGGTACCGAAGGATTTCATGGTATTTCATCGCTCTTATATCACATCCATCGGCCAACGCAGATTAAATCAATCAGCGAACCGAAAGATGTTTCGCCAAAAATTGCGGTTAATAAAAACGTAACGCCACGAATGTTCAAAGGAATGAACGTAACTCCGGAGAACGATTTTATAGATAGTCGCAAAATTTTATTGGTTAACAACGACTTAAAGTTAGGCCTTGCAAAACCTAAAAAATCAACCGATTATTTTTATAAAAATGCTGAATGCGACGAACTTCTTTTCATCCATGAAGGAAGCGGAACACTGAAAACATTCCTCGGAAACCTTGATTTTTCTTACGGTGATTATCTCATTATTCCGAGAGGAACCATCTACTCCATAGAATTTAAAGACGAAAAAAATACGCTTCTTTTTATAGAAAGCCACTCTCCTATTAATACTCCGAAACGCTACAGAAATGAGTTTGGCCAAATGCTGGAACATTCTCCATTTTGCGAACGAGATATGATTGCTCCCACTTTTGTGGAACCTATCGATGAGAAAGGAGACTTTTTAATTAAAGTAAAAAAAGAAGATCAAATCTGGGATTTCATTTACGCCACGCATCCATTTGATGTCGTTGGTTGGGATGGTTATTTCTATCCTTATAAATTTAATATCAAAAACTTCGAGCCGATTACAGGACGCGTTCATTTACCGCCGCCGATTCATCAAAATTTCGAAGCACATAACTTCGTAGTTTGTTCGTTTGTAGCGAGAATGTACGATTATCATCCACAAGCGATTCCGGCACCTTATAATCATTCCAACATCGATTCTGATGAAGTTCTCTTTTATACCGAAGGTGATTTTATGAGCCGAAACCATATCGATTTAATGGATTTCACGCTTCATCCAGGCGGAATTGTTCACGGACCACACCCTGGCGCAATGGAACGCAGCATTGGTAAAAAATCTACGGAAGAATTTGCCGTGATGGTCGATCCTTTCAGACCTTTTAAAATTACCGAGGAAGCGATGAAAGTCGAAGATCCTTCTTATAAAACTTCTTGGCTGGAAGATGAAGATCATTCATTGAAAGATCGCAGTCAAGAGTAATCCCTTTTATGACATTTATCAAAACTGATATTGCTCATTTCAATTCTGAAATGAAATAATTACTTTTGAGAAGCAAACAACAGCAAATAAAAAATAAAAATATGATTCAGTATGTCAGTGCAGAAGATGCAATTTCATTAATAAAAAGTGGCGACCGGATTTTTTCTCACGGAAGCGCATGTACTCCAAATCTATTGATTACCGAATTGGCCAATCAATCGTCTCGTTTAAGAGATGTAGAATTCGTTTCGATTACGCAGCAGGGAAATGTAGAAGTTGCCAAACCTCAATATAAAGACAGTTTCTATATCAACTCCTTATTCGTTTCTACGCCGGTAAGAGAAGCAGTAAATTCTGATCGTGGAGATTTCGTACCTGTTTTCTTAAGTGAAATTCCAATTTTATTTAAAAGAGGAATGCTTCCACTTGACGTAGCAATGATTACCGTTTCTCCACCTGATATTCATGGATATTGCACATTGGGAACCTCTATCGACGTAGCAAGAAGTGCGGTAGATACTGCAAAAATAATTATTGCACAGGTTAATCCAAGAATGCCGAGAACTCATGGTGATGGAATGATTCATTATTCTAAAATCGATAAAATGGTTTGGCATGAAGAAGAACTATTGACCGTTGATTACGGCGCAAAAGTCGGTGCCGACGAAATGCTGATCGGTAAAAATGTTGCAGAATTGATCGACGACCGATCTACTTTACAAATGGGAATCGGAACCATTCCGGATGCGGTTTTAAAATGCCTTCACAATCACAAAGATTTAGGAGTTCATACCGAAATGATCAGCGACGGAATTGTAGATTTGGTAGCAAATGACATTATAACTAATAAATACAAAGGAACTCATTGCAACAGAACGATTACCAGTTTCGCCTTTGGAACAAGAAAATTGTATGACTACATTGATGATAATCCATCTTTCGAATTTATGGATGTAGAACATGTGAACTATCCGATTAATATCATGAAAAATCAAAAAATGGTCGCGATTAACTCCGCCATTGAAATTGATTTAACAGGACAGGTTTGCGCAGATTCTATCGGAACTTATCAATTTAGTGGAATTGGTGGTCAAATGGATTTCATGCGTGGTGCTGCACTTTCTGACGGTGGAAAACCCATCATCGCAATTTCTTCAAGAACCAGAAAAGGAATTCCTAGAATTGCCCCTTTCTTAAAACAAGGAGCCGGCGTGGTGACTACAAGAGGACATATTCATTATGTAGTTACAGAATATGGTGTTGCGTACTTATATGGTAAAAATTTACGTCAAAGAGCAAAAGCGCTTATTGAAATCGCACATCCTGATGATAGAGAAATGCTGGATGCAGCAGCCTTTGAGAGATTTAAAGTATTGGTTTAAATAATCAAATATATAAATCCTCAATGAAAATTGGGGATTTTTTTTTATCACTGTTTTATGTTAAAATAAAGTATTATTGAAAAAAAGTATTAAATAATCACTTATGTAATCATTTATTTGTGAGGATCATTATATTTGCGAACGAAAAGAAAAAAAAATAATTTGGAAAAGATTTATAACTCAATAAAAGAAGATATCAAAAATCATCCTGAAGTGAAGTCATCACTGTTAGGAATGGTTGGTGAATGGAAAAGAAGTCAGTTTGTTATTCTTGCAGAGATTATTTCTAAAAATCTTCAACAATCTTTAACTGATGACAGAAGACTAAGTCTCGGAACTACAATTTCTGCGATTACTTTACAACGCTTTTATGAAAACGAATATCAAATTAAAACGCACAATGATTTGCGCTTTATCAAGACATTAGATAAACTTTGCATCTTCCTCGGGAAAACTAATTTAAATGATTATATCCATCAGAATTTTCAGCAGGAAGATATTTTAAAACCAACTAAAGAAATCAACAATCACTTGTCTGATAAAGAGTTGATTACTAAGTTTTGCGAATTTCAGTTTGAAGCTCTCAACTATTTACCATCAGTAAACCTGGAGAAACTTTCAACTACGCTCTGTAAAGATTCCCCTTTATTACAACGCACAGCTCAATATCTTGAGGAAAAAAGTAAAAATAATCTGACTTTTGTTAACGACAACAATCGTTCGAATTATGAAATCTTTCAAATCACTATGGTTTCAGATGATTCTGAATTAAAAGTACTTAAAACAAAGGAATTTTGGAATTTAGTTTTTAAAGACGATCAAGAAAACAGTTATATCGTACATCATTTGAATACGCAGTTTTACTTTATAAAAAATCTGGACGATCAATGGAAAATCTGGGACAACTTTAATCCCGATTACAACAACATATTAAAAATAAACTAAGCCACTCGACCGGCTTAGTTTAAATTATTTGCGCTTTTAGAATCATCTTGCGTGTTGCTTTTCAGCACTGCAAATATATATTGAATTTTTCTCAAAACTTAGACATAAAAAAACTTAAAAATACATATCATCATCTATATTTCATTATATTCTGATTTTAGTACTCCTAAAATTTTTGTACTTTGCATTATTAAAAACAGAATAAAATGTCAACACTTACATTTGCAGAAAAAATTGCTCAGGCTGAAAATTTCTTACCGATTAACGGAACAGATTATATCGAATTTTATGTCGGAAATGCCAAACAGGCAGCTCATTTCTACAAAACTGCTTTCGGTTTTCAATCGTTAGCTTATGCAGGACCCGAAACCGGAATTCGAGACAGAGCATCTTATGTTTTGCAACAGGGAAAAATTCGTTTGGTATTAACTTCGGGATTAAATTCTGATTCCCCGATTTGTGAACATCAAAAAAAGCATGGCGACGGTGTGAAAGTTCTTGCTCTTTGGGTAGATGATGCTTATTCTGCTTTTGAAGAAACAACTAAAAGAGGTGCAAAACCTTATCTGGAACCAACTACTTTAACCGATAAAAATGGCGAAGTAAGAATGTCTGGTGTCTATACTTATGGTGAAACCATACACATGTTCGTTGAACGTAAAAATTACACTGGTGAATTTATGCCGGGCTACCAAAAATGGGAAAGTGATTATAATCCATCAGATGTAGGTCTTCTTTATGTAGATCACTGCGTTGGTAATGTTGGTTGGGAAAGAATGATTCCTGTCGTAAAATGGTATGAAGAGGTGATGGGATTTGTAAACATCCTAAGTTTTGATGACAAACAAATCAACACTGAATATTCTGCACTGATGTCTAAAGTGATGAGCAACGGAAACGGTTTTGCAAAATTCCCTATCAATGAACCAGCTGAAGGCAAGAAAAAATCTCAGGTTGAAGAATATTTAGATTATTACGAAGAAGAAGGTGTCCAACATATTGCAGTCGCAACAAAAGATATTATAAAAACAGTTATGGAACTGAAATCTCGAGGAGTAGAATTTCTTTCAGCTCCACCTGAAGCCTATTACGATATGGTTCCCGAAAGAGTTGGCCACATTGATGAAGATTTAAAAAGATTGCAAGATCTGGGAATTTTAATCGATCATGATGAAGAAGGTTATTTGCTTCAAATATTTACCAAACCAGTTGAAGATCGTCCTACTCTATTCTTCGAAATTATCGAAAGACATGGCGCACAAAGTTTTGGAGCTGGAAATTTCAAAGCGTTATTTGAAGCATTAGAAAGAGAACAGGAAAAAAGAGGTAATCTTTAAAATACCTTCAAGTTCGAACTCAATTTGAACTAAAAACACTTCAATGAAAAAAATACTTGCACTTTTCCTTTTTATTTCAGCACTTGGTTTAAAAGCACAATATGGCAGTGCTAACGCAATACTCGAGATCCTGGAAGCAAAAAAAGGTTTGAATAAAAATTTAGGCGACGTCAATATCGACGATGTTAAATTTGTTTTAATTAAAGATTTCGATGATCATACCGAAAGAAACTTTATTATTATTAAAGGGAAACAGGCGACGTATGTAGAAGTTTTTGATGACAAACAAACTGGTGATACCTCTTCGAATGTTTTCTCCGGCGATATCGTTCAGTCGAAGCATCAAATTATTTCTCTTCGGGCAGATAAATTAGAAGGAAGGAAAATCCCAATTGCGATTACCAAAACCTTCTTAATGACCAAACAGAAAGACATTCTTTATCTCATTGACATCAATTCTAAAGAAAGATGGATCGAGGAAAGTGCCATTAA is a window from the Kaistella flava (ex Peng et al. 2021) genome containing:
- a CDS encoding CYTH domain-containing protein — its product is MGVEIERKFLVNHDKWEQVEKPSGEFYRQGYLLTDPKKTIRVRQTSDKGFLTIKGISVGATRAEYEYEIPFEEAKELLDQFSVAELSKIRYKISIDNHIWEVDVFSGKNEGLIVAEIELKSEDETFEIPGWIDREVTGEEKYYNSNLVSEPFSNWK
- a CDS encoding RDD family protein, with amino-acid sequence MKISELKESKTIRRPTKAFDKSGNRIYEELQYDFPFREIQNLFGSERLFSKIIDILPLFLILHVFFHFELLHSFLYAIPAVIISGTILETIFGSTLGKKIFDLKVIDDFGRFPNFSKSLKRNLLCLINLFPSFYDFQSKSSGVWLTGVNFNMQLNNKFCKTYVVKSKVAEKIKEMLNSERFFTI
- a CDS encoding DMT family transporter; translated protein: MFKDPKLVFAIITVALVWGTTFLGIRVAVETIPPWFVAGIRQFLAGIILLIILLFSKKLKWIGWKNFRNQIILASLMLVVANGMTTVAEKSLTSSLASLISSTSPLLVFILSIIFSMQKFSIRGLIGVLIGFSGILLIFKDGLEDLLNLEYRLGIIFMFIAIFGWAFGTVFSKKMNHQPQNISLNLFYQFSFAGIVQIIFGFLFSDQINFGMWSYKSIFATVYLAIFGSVIAFFAFHFALKKITPTQISILSYVNTIIAIFLGWLILSEPISLTFIMATVLIICGVFITNYKPGMFKKA
- a CDS encoding ABC transporter substrate-binding protein, translating into MKIISLVPSITETLFDFGLTADEVIGRTKFCIHPSDLVKSVEVIGGTKNLNIDKIKLLNPDLIIANKEENEKIQVEELMKDFKVWVTVIETLEDNQDFISELGNLLNKEDLALDFNQKITSVFNDVKVSEPKKVAYLIWKNPYMTVGSDTFINKILGKLDFENLFKNRTRYPEVSVEELKEADLIFLSSEPFPFQQKHIDELQRELPNKEIILVDGEAFSWFGTHLMKVGNYLKYLSLQY
- the mgtE gene encoding magnesium transporter gives rise to the protein METQELIFNPQDIAETLSQLKADERLLAFLKVPKQYKADVFSHLDPDFQEETIRGIGSEEVSEILNAMSPDDRTALLEDFPDELIRYSINHLNPQERRIALKLLGYHVDSIARLMTPYYIQIRKEWTVKRCFQQIKKVGKKVETMNHLYVVDERNRLVDDIAIGSLLLAEEDTLISEITDNHFVAITTTTTKEDAVTYFEKYDRSALPIVTDSGVLVGIVTIDDILDQIEAQNTEDIQKFGGVDALDMPYTQTSWTEMIKKRGTWLVILFFSEMLTASAMGFFEHEIEKAVVLALFVPLIISSGGNSGSQAATLIIRAMALQEIGLKDWWYVMRKEIVSGVFLGGILGIIGFIRIMIWQETGLYDYGEHWIYIAFSIAVSLLLIILWGTLSGSMIPFVLKKFKLDPATSSAPFVATLVDVTGLIIYFTVAGMFLAGKLL
- a CDS encoding NUDIX hydrolase, which codes for MKTFGRDLLTKIQQATLHGEAAHEIYSPPYRPLYSYDEILTKNPKFAAVNILLYLKDNEWYLPLIVRSENERDRHSGQISLPGGKKEDFDPNFGATAKRETSEEVGIDEHYIRIIRELSPIYIPPSNFYVKAFVSYTKKNPEFILQETEAVELIEFPISSILNLANEPEMRVLPSSRGVKVPVIDFNGYIIWGATSMILSEFSQLLKNL
- a CDS encoding lysophospholipid acyltransferase family protein, whose product is MAKKNIFTDAFGNLYFLKRLIIFILGMVSYRRFNGFNKLKISGTENLVDLPDSNVLFVSNHQTYFADVAAMYQAFCAVNNGYLNSIKNPIYLLNPKVDIYYVAAEETMNKGFMTKVFKLAGAVTVKRTWRAEGHNVNRMVDLTEVENIMKALDNGWVITFPQGTTSAFAQGRKGTAKLVKNQKPIVIPIKINGFRRAFDKKGLRVKVTGCKPTMEFKPALDIDYEKDDARVIMHKIMVAIEQTEDFNVLHEYDEELKAQKTEVKN